A window from Chitinophaga filiformis encodes these proteins:
- a CDS encoding DUF1266 domain-containing protein — protein MKGIQLNIIPAVCLLAIGLAGCNGNNNKPGKQEKQVQVAATNDAAIIRNDELYPFMLAGVYFVHGYGGPESTFDRLIKPAVQGEPGTEAFSKSLQDAYTRYFVFPFKPQDDKGGKEAKATLAEYWNIHNTAELEESLTWLLEEGHQLQYAAYRKVLEENGGAGADIAAIDLAKYKLSKTDIPGMEFIKTHYTAFSNGGIKAWDIARYVNNICVAYQAGYLNRGEAMVWLKKAPQVVQSHYSDWKAYFNDFLLGRQFWGGAESDNDRFKSEVAGMLEGKYSIYNYMPVK, from the coding sequence ATGAAAGGAATCCAGTTAAATATCATCCCGGCCGTCTGTTTACTGGCAATCGGCCTGGCAGGATGTAACGGTAATAACAACAAGCCCGGCAAACAGGAAAAACAGGTACAGGTGGCTGCTACCAACGATGCGGCCATTATCAGGAATGATGAATTATATCCGTTCATGCTGGCAGGTGTATATTTTGTACACGGCTACGGCGGCCCGGAATCTACATTCGACAGGCTGATCAAACCCGCAGTACAGGGGGAGCCGGGCACCGAGGCTTTCTCAAAATCCCTGCAGGATGCCTATACCAGGTATTTTGTCTTCCCCTTTAAACCACAGGATGATAAAGGCGGTAAGGAAGCAAAAGCAACCCTGGCAGAATACTGGAATATCCACAATACCGCAGAGCTGGAAGAATCATTGACCTGGTTACTGGAAGAAGGACACCAGCTACAGTACGCAGCATACCGCAAAGTATTGGAGGAAAACGGTGGCGCCGGTGCGGATATCGCGGCTATTGACCTGGCTAAATATAAATTGTCAAAGACTGATATTCCCGGCATGGAATTTATCAAAACCCATTACACTGCATTCAGCAACGGGGGTATCAAGGCATGGGATATCGCGCGCTATGTTAACAACATCTGTGTTGCTTACCAGGCCGGCTATCTTAACAGGGGAGAAGCAATGGTATGGTTGAAGAAAGCGCCGCAGGTTGTACAATCACATTATAGCGACTGGAAAGCTTATTTTAATGATTTCCTGCTGGGCCGTCAGTTCTGGGGCGGTGCAGAGAGCGACAACGATCGTTTCAAAAGTGAAGTGGCAGGTATGCTGGAAGGAAAGTACAGCATCTATAATTATATGCCGGTGAAATAA
- a CDS encoding DUF6531 domain-containing protein codes for MLVSNKHFIPVIGLDIHIVILLGFPIPLPHPYIGFVLDPMDYIPYMGASTKVNHVPRGVSDTSGIIVILFHFPMGGPWLLAPMIGHDSVNFFGSKTVKAEGRLLSPTGHMLMTCNDIGIPLSLQPGKKLKPIPSMYLPTSFTIPLSFGKPVMVGGPYVPDWAGVLLNLVMSFGFGALMKGLGKIGRKGLTKFNHALKGKIGSNKLSNKLCKKGFEPVDLVQGIMIYDGLDFELPGPIPLKWERSWNSDSSFEGALGHGTHLCYDMRIQEFLSDGAVVVLLGDGRSAVFDALPASGDSDYNRHEKLTLKRTDIDEYQLYNHGNNLYYTFRKTYTGATQYHLSTIHDKAQFMISFHYNNRGAIVRIIDSVGRHLHVSSDKAGRITGIVAHHRGGERPLISYAYNEEGDLIAITDALGQTTSMVYRNHLMVKKTDRNGQSFYWEYDKQGRCVHTWGDGGLLEGYIDYHPKEGYNLVTNSLGQTTTYYYTPDFVVYQVKDPLGYSTFTEYTPDFEIYRQIDEDGNMTGYIYDEMGNCTSVVYPDGSQLNYSYDEEGNLLVATDAQGNSTSYVYYDNGLLHSRSDANGTLQLFSYNKQNLLSRIAEHLSGDTDFTYDEDYNLVALRLPDGGVASWEYDNWGQCLSATNPQQQRQTFRYDQLGRATEVHVPDGNVVQLQYNAYLNVIRAKDKYNDVKFQYTPLGKVKLREENGVKMHFVYDTEEQLNTVVDQHGSSFRFVRNARGEIIEDRSFDGIIRRYSMDATGNLITMHRPGGKQSTFEYNSRHQITRAEYSDGSWETYTYDRNGLLIEAVNEFNTVTFKRDSLGRVIEEQQNGHTVTSSYNKHGRRDSIKSSLGALIAFTHDRMGSVTGINARHEETKASWVTEIMCNHLGLEVARYLPGNIQSKWTYDTGGMPSAHTVHHGDEITRSLYYRWDPNDRLRQIVNALDKGVTKFGHDEFGNLSWAQYENGQYDFRLPDKLGNLFRTELRNDRKYNAGGQLKASAQARFEYDEEGNLIRKITADFKTWQYEWYGNGMLKKVIRPDNTVVGFEYDALGRRTAKIHKQQITRWIWDEHAPLHEWTYEASQRPVAEVDETGNVIQPPEPVPDASLITWVFEGAGVPSAKIVGNKAYSVITDHLGTPCQAYDAEGTLVWACELDIYGKPRKRVGDLSFIPFRYQGQYHDMETELYYNRFRYYLPEEGVYISQDPIRLASTNATFYSYVRDTNIQIDFLGLTIIDSVLTLKGQAPEQLKTVRATSGAKNVAGRLDDAEQKLLRQLSERFEDQMDKLHGATLEIESKPSFIRLPNGKGFQVPGIAPCDFCNPAMHNFAVDNKMTITYTYTKITTKNKVKTKNIVTVKYPLAGLEHQNISAPHPCP; via the coding sequence ATGCTGGTCAGCAATAAACATTTCATTCCCGTTATAGGGCTCGACATACATATTGTTATCCTGCTGGGATTTCCCATTCCCCTGCCCCATCCTTACATTGGTTTTGTACTGGACCCGATGGATTATATTCCATATATGGGCGCCAGCACCAAGGTCAATCACGTACCCAGAGGAGTAAGTGATACAAGCGGTATCATCGTGATATTATTCCACTTCCCCATGGGTGGCCCATGGTTGCTGGCGCCAATGATAGGCCATGACTCTGTCAACTTCTTCGGCAGCAAGACCGTAAAGGCGGAAGGCAGGTTGCTGAGCCCTACGGGCCATATGCTGATGACCTGTAACGATATTGGCATTCCCCTCTCCCTGCAACCGGGAAAGAAGCTGAAGCCAATTCCCAGCATGTACCTGCCCACTTCATTCACCATCCCGCTGTCGTTCGGAAAACCGGTGATGGTAGGCGGCCCCTACGTACCTGACTGGGCCGGGGTATTGCTGAACCTCGTCATGTCTTTCGGATTCGGTGCATTGATGAAAGGACTGGGTAAGATCGGCCGGAAAGGACTCACCAAATTCAATCATGCACTGAAAGGAAAGATCGGCAGCAATAAACTGAGTAATAAACTCTGTAAAAAAGGCTTTGAACCGGTAGACCTGGTACAGGGCATCATGATCTATGATGGTCTGGACTTTGAACTACCAGGCCCTATTCCGCTGAAATGGGAAAGATCGTGGAACAGTGACAGCTCTTTTGAAGGTGCACTGGGACATGGTACACATCTTTGCTATGATATGCGCATCCAGGAGTTTCTCAGCGATGGCGCGGTGGTAGTATTACTGGGAGATGGACGCAGTGCGGTGTTTGATGCATTGCCTGCCAGCGGCGACAGCGATTATAACCGGCATGAGAAACTCACGCTGAAGCGGACTGATATTGACGAATACCAGTTGTACAACCACGGCAACAACCTCTATTATACCTTCCGTAAAACATATACAGGGGCTACACAGTATCATCTTTCCACTATTCACGATAAAGCACAGTTCATGATCAGCTTCCACTATAACAACCGTGGAGCGATCGTGCGCATTATAGATAGTGTGGGCAGGCATCTGCATGTGAGCAGCGACAAGGCAGGACGTATTACCGGCATTGTAGCGCATCACCGCGGCGGGGAAAGACCGCTCATCAGCTATGCTTACAATGAAGAGGGCGACCTCATTGCCATCACTGATGCGCTGGGACAGACCACTTCCATGGTATACCGCAATCACCTGATGGTAAAAAAGACTGACCGTAACGGACAGTCTTTCTACTGGGAGTACGACAAACAGGGCCGCTGCGTACATACCTGGGGCGATGGCGGATTACTGGAGGGATATATTGACTATCATCCAAAGGAAGGATATAACCTTGTCACCAATTCCCTGGGGCAAACCACTACCTATTACTATACGCCCGATTTTGTAGTCTACCAGGTGAAAGACCCGCTGGGGTATTCCACATTTACAGAATACACGCCGGATTTTGAGATCTACCGGCAGATCGATGAAGATGGGAACATGACAGGCTATATCTATGATGAGATGGGAAACTGCACTTCAGTGGTATATCCGGATGGGAGCCAATTGAATTACAGTTATGATGAAGAAGGAAATTTACTCGTGGCCACTGATGCACAGGGCAACAGCACTTCCTATGTATATTACGATAACGGATTACTGCATAGCCGCAGTGACGCCAATGGTACACTGCAGCTATTTTCCTATAACAAACAAAACCTGCTGAGCAGGATAGCGGAACACCTGAGTGGTGATACTGACTTCACTTATGATGAAGATTATAACCTGGTAGCATTGCGACTTCCGGATGGCGGTGTGGCCAGCTGGGAATATGATAACTGGGGCCAATGCCTCAGCGCCACCAATCCACAACAGCAGCGGCAAACCTTTCGTTATGATCAATTAGGGAGGGCAACGGAAGTCCATGTGCCCGACGGCAATGTTGTACAACTCCAATATAACGCCTATCTCAACGTCATACGGGCAAAAGATAAATACAATGATGTGAAGTTCCAGTATACGCCATTGGGTAAGGTGAAACTGCGGGAAGAAAATGGTGTGAAGATGCATTTTGTGTACGATACCGAAGAGCAGCTGAATACTGTTGTTGACCAACATGGCAGCAGCTTCCGTTTCGTCCGTAACGCACGCGGAGAGATCATCGAAGACAGGAGTTTTGATGGCATTATACGCCGTTACAGCATGGATGCCACCGGTAACCTGATCACGATGCACCGTCCCGGCGGCAAACAAAGCACCTTTGAATATAACAGCAGGCATCAGATCACACGCGCCGAATATAGTGATGGCAGCTGGGAAACTTATACCTACGATCGTAACGGATTGCTGATTGAAGCGGTCAATGAATTCAATACGGTTACTTTCAAAAGGGATTCCCTGGGACGTGTGATAGAAGAGCAGCAAAACGGACATACCGTAACGAGCAGCTATAACAAACATGGCCGCAGGGATAGTATTAAAAGTTCATTGGGAGCACTGATAGCGTTCACGCACGACAGGATGGGCTCCGTGACAGGCATTAACGCCCGCCATGAGGAAACAAAAGCATCCTGGGTAACGGAGATCATGTGCAATCACCTGGGATTGGAAGTAGCGCGTTATCTTCCCGGCAATATCCAAAGTAAATGGACTTACGATACCGGGGGAATGCCATCAGCACATACCGTACACCATGGCGATGAGATCACCCGCAGTTTATACTACCGATGGGACCCGAACGACAGATTGCGCCAGATCGTCAATGCACTGGACAAAGGAGTGACGAAGTTCGGACACGATGAATTTGGCAACCTCTCCTGGGCCCAGTATGAGAACGGGCAATATGATTTCAGGTTGCCGGATAAACTGGGCAACCTGTTCCGCACAGAACTGCGGAACGATCGGAAATACAATGCCGGCGGACAACTAAAGGCATCTGCACAGGCAAGGTTCGAATATGATGAAGAAGGTAATCTCATCAGGAAGATCACTGCTGACTTCAAGACATGGCAATATGAATGGTATGGCAACGGTATGCTGAAAAAGGTGATCCGTCCTGACAATACCGTTGTCGGTTTCGAATATGATGCCTTAGGCCGGAGAACGGCCAAAATACATAAGCAACAGATCACCCGCTGGATATGGGATGAACATGCGCCCCTGCATGAATGGACATATGAAGCCAGCCAGAGACCAGTGGCAGAAGTGGATGAAACAGGTAATGTGATACAGCCTCCGGAACCAGTTCCGGACGCTTCACTGATCACCTGGGTCTTCGAAGGAGCGGGCGTTCCTTCAGCGAAGATCGTTGGAAATAAAGCTTATTCTGTCATCACAGATCATCTGGGTACACCCTGTCAGGCATATGATGCGGAAGGTACGCTGGTATGGGCCTGTGAGCTGGACATCTATGGCAAGCCCCGCAAACGGGTGGGCGACTTATCTTTCATACCCTTCCGGTATCAGGGACAGTACCATGATATGGAAACGGAGTTATATTACAACCGGTTCAGGTATTATTTGCCGGAAGAAGGCGTCTATATCAGTCAGGATCCCATACGGCTTGCCAGCACTAATGCCACCTTTTACAGTTATGTTAGGGATACCAATATCCAGATAGACTTCCTTGGTCTGACCATCATCGATTCAGTATTGACCCTGAAAGGCCAGGCGCCGGAGCAATTGAAGACCGTACGGGCAACCAGTGGTGCAAAAAATGTAGCAGGCCGTTTAGATGACGCAGAACAGAAGTTGTTACGCCAGCTGAGCGAACGATTCGAGGACCAGATGGACAAACTGCACGGTGCTACCCTGGAAATTGAATCAAAGCCATCATTTATAAGACTACCCAACGGAAAAGGCTTCCAGGTACCGGGAATAGCGCCATGTGATTTTTGTAATCCTGCGATGCATAACTTTGCAGTAGACAATAAAATGACGATCACATATACATATACCAAAATTACGACCAAGAACAAGGTCAAGACCAAGAATATCGTTACTGTAAAATACCCGCTGGCGGGATTGGAACATCAAAATATCAGTGCACCTCATCCTTGTCCTTAA
- a CDS encoding type VI secretion system Vgr family protein: MALNTKTSFSIAGQQFETFNTIELRQYINDHHEFEIYVSYDWFEKLGGGISGAANKFLGEEVEITVAPAEQLPGVKDLIFKGLVTNITTGKVGDGTHGHCIIRGHSPSILLDDDPHIAAYENKSLSDIVSATVKSYPPNVLKTAINPETKETQKYVVQYKESSQAFITRLAERHGEWFFYDGQQQVFGKFSPQKVTLTHQIDLLDFNIALSVLPNNAKLNGYDYRQDKVVEDTTQSKETGKLNAYSQHASDISSKLYNREGLYKMNYPFNSSAKSQMDKLATLQKKGRLAKMVTIKGSSTNPSFRIGDTVSIKESAFGQEQHHGEFMITNIRHYCGANGSYHNMFEGIPADAAAPHVDLTNIPYTEPQSAVVTDNNDPKGLGRIRVRFRWMQQGQTPWIRVVSASGGGDKGMFIMPEVGEEVITEFEGGNPEQPFVIGATYNGGAKSSYGNAGNDMKALKTRSGNTILLNDAAGSITVTDKNGSSMAMDGAGNITVSSQTLITVKTEDHIVVEAPNKIELKSKEIHLIGSEKVFIGEQNASILVDNAANNIESGAKTILSAAEDANTVSSKSNLYVDSKNFYATGEQVVKIDSTKGNVKIDGNTTTDIVGGMLNLNC; this comes from the coding sequence ATGGCACTGAATACAAAGACCTCATTTTCCATAGCCGGACAACAATTCGAGACCTTTAACACGATCGAATTGAGACAATACATTAACGACCATCACGAGTTTGAAATATACGTGAGCTACGACTGGTTTGAAAAACTGGGTGGCGGCATATCTGGTGCTGCCAATAAATTCCTGGGCGAAGAAGTGGAGATCACCGTAGCGCCTGCAGAACAACTGCCCGGTGTAAAAGATCTTATCTTCAAAGGACTGGTAACAAACATCACAACTGGTAAGGTGGGCGATGGTACACACGGACACTGCATCATCCGGGGGCATAGTCCCAGCATTCTGCTGGACGATGATCCGCATATTGCCGCTTATGAGAATAAGTCGCTGTCAGATATTGTTTCCGCTACTGTCAAGAGTTATCCTCCCAATGTACTGAAAACAGCTATCAACCCGGAAACGAAAGAAACGCAGAAATATGTGGTACAGTATAAGGAAAGTTCACAGGCCTTTATTACCCGCCTGGCCGAACGTCATGGGGAATGGTTCTTCTATGATGGACAACAGCAGGTATTCGGCAAGTTCTCTCCGCAGAAAGTGACACTGACGCACCAGATAGACCTGCTTGATTTTAACATCGCATTGTCTGTATTGCCGAACAACGCCAAGTTGAATGGCTACGATTACCGCCAGGATAAAGTTGTGGAAGACACCACGCAATCCAAAGAAACAGGCAAGCTCAATGCATATTCACAACATGCCAGCGACATCAGCAGCAAGCTGTATAACCGCGAGGGATTGTATAAAATGAACTATCCTTTTAACAGCAGCGCCAAATCGCAGATGGACAAACTGGCCACCCTGCAGAAAAAAGGCAGGCTGGCAAAGATGGTAACAATTAAAGGAAGCAGTACCAATCCATCATTCCGTATCGGCGATACCGTGAGCATTAAAGAATCCGCATTCGGACAGGAACAGCATCATGGCGAATTTATGATCACCAATATCCGCCATTACTGTGGGGCCAATGGCAGCTATCACAATATGTTTGAAGGCATTCCTGCTGATGCGGCAGCTCCTCATGTGGACCTGACCAACATTCCTTATACAGAGCCACAGTCGGCAGTGGTGACAGACAACAACGACCCGAAGGGACTGGGCCGGATCCGTGTACGTTTCCGCTGGATGCAACAGGGGCAGACCCCGTGGATCCGTGTGGTATCTGCTTCAGGCGGTGGCGATAAAGGCATGTTCATTATGCCGGAAGTTGGTGAAGAAGTGATCACAGAATTTGAAGGCGGCAACCCTGAACAACCATTCGTAATAGGCGCTACCTACAATGGCGGCGCTAAAAGCAGTTATGGCAACGCCGGTAATGATATGAAGGCCCTGAAAACAAGGAGCGGTAACACGATCCTGCTCAACGATGCCGCCGGTAGTATTACCGTGACCGACAAGAACGGCAGCAGCATGGCGATGGATGGAGCAGGCAATATCACCGTCAGCTCCCAGACATTGATCACGGTGAAGACGGAAGATCATATTGTAGTGGAAGCACCGAACAAGATAGAACTTAAGTCCAAAGAGATCCATCTTATCGGGTCGGAGAAAGTATTTATTGGTGAACAGAATGCCAGCATATTGGTGGATAATGCTGCCAACAATATCGAAAGCGGCGCCAAGACCATTCTATCTGCCGCAGAAGACGCCAATACGGTTTCCAGCAAATCCAATCTCTACGTTGATTCCAAGAACTTTTACGCAACCGGTGAACAGGTAGTGAAGATCGATAGCACCAAAGGGAATGTAAAAATTGACGGGAATACAACTACTGACATAGTAGGCGGTATGCTCAATCTGAATTGTTAA
- a CDS encoding type VI secretion system amidase effector protein Tae4 yields MALKKFPAFSTLWSSYPHDSEAPPGSAHAMPCDEKDKNGFYHYENQCAIRMSHCLIKAGISLANYTDPKCKHGYARGAESLATWIWRNFGVPLQVDCTNAAQKNAFITNQYWSKNGIIFFKDFYGTNNTGDHIDLLYHVNTQIRTATGDYTNDSRVKQIWFWEVN; encoded by the coding sequence ATGGCCCTGAAAAAATTCCCTGCTTTCAGCACTTTGTGGTCCAGTTATCCACACGATTCAGAGGCGCCTCCCGGCAGCGCGCATGCTATGCCTTGTGATGAAAAGGATAAGAATGGTTTTTATCATTACGAAAACCAGTGTGCCATCCGCATGTCGCACTGTCTCATCAAAGCCGGTATTTCTCTCGCTAATTATACAGATCCCAAATGCAAACATGGTTATGCACGCGGAGCAGAAAGCCTCGCTACCTGGATCTGGCGTAATTTTGGTGTACCCTTACAGGTAGATTGCACCAATGCTGCTCAAAAGAATGCCTTCATCACCAACCAGTACTGGTCAAAGAATGGCATCATTTTCTTTAAAGATTTTTATGGCACCAACAATACAGGCGATCACATTGATCTCCTGTATCATGTCAATACACAGATCAGAACGGCCACCGGCGATTATACCAACGATAGCCGCGTAAAACAGATATGGTTCTGGGAAGTAAATTAA
- the tssD gene encoding type VI secretion system tube protein TssD, whose product MSFKAVLRLDGEEINVLDCQFSFAQHTDHNGKPAARPTGGALTVLLESDGNTNLFDWMISNTQTKSGSIVFYRRDAMSKMKELKFTDAYCVEYAEHFRAAGDIPMQIRLVLSAREVQLGSSTYQNPWPQS is encoded by the coding sequence ATGTCATTCAAAGCAGTATTGCGTTTAGATGGTGAAGAAATCAATGTGCTGGATTGCCAGTTTTCTTTCGCTCAGCATACAGACCACAACGGAAAACCAGCTGCCCGTCCTACGGGAGGAGCACTGACGGTATTACTGGAATCAGATGGAAATACGAACTTATTCGACTGGATGATCTCCAATACACAGACAAAGAGCGGTAGTATTGTCTTCTACCGCCGGGACGCAATGTCCAAAATGAAAGAACTGAAATTTACAGACGCCTATTGTGTTGAATATGCGGAACATTTCAGGGCAGCCGGCGATATTCCCATGCAGATCAGACTTGTGCTGTCTGCCAGGGAAGTACAACTGGGAAGTTCTACTTACCAGAATCCCTGGCCGCAGTCGTGA
- a CDS encoding AAA family ATPase, which translates to MTLTTYTIYAPEVQAAIRIAQALAKEHHHVNYTPAHLLLACLHKETGLVPQLQAMDVDTYYLEEWAEVRLDSIPKAGRSPEEPEADDYAANVLQEADAVRLEYDLDAADAWCLLIALSTPGVGFSFEQLKTFPLQRAQLLTHFNKKDNNSTAPKTTLVTGKTTAQKYIYRLTDPQRLQTKHALAGRDAEVRSMFEILTRKGRSSILVTGEGGVGKTALADALALAIVSKQAPQQLQQTDIYALDYGAFIAGAAYKNELEDRLQQIISQLQGAGRHVLFIDNLHTLLDKQPGSAGGIGNVLKAAMNKGDITLIATSTPEGYRKLIEPDGLLRHCFEIIQLSEPDEPTAARMIQAVMPDYESYYNLKVAPDVITESIKLSRRYLKERSLPDSAVNLLDRTLAAIRTTQDTGAQTLADLQVKLQAAGDNKEELLWWYQQCMRRFSALLTTHLQIEQDVYKIDDVPALKAVLNNIAGQLEPLVQTQHTAVTKTDLATMIAESTGIPLGKIQSGERERLVNMDLELRKRVVGQDHALKTVADAILESRSGLSRPGQPIGSFFFLGPTGTGKTELAKSLADFLFQDERCMIRFDMSEFKEEHSAALLYGAPPGYVGYEEGGLLVNKIRQQPYAVVLFDEIEKAHPSVFDIFLQIMDEGKLHDRLGKTGDFSNALVLFTSNIGSDVIAQSFRQGVIPSSQQLMEIMSRNFRPEFLGRLTEIVPFGPIQQENVVKIFDIHLKHLLQLLAQQQITLEVSAAAREQLAAEGYSPQYGARPLKEVIRSRLRKPLSRMIIEGSLQPHMTVKLDVDADGTLQWHTGAQEV; encoded by the coding sequence ATGACCCTGACTACGTATACCATATATGCTCCCGAGGTGCAGGCGGCAATACGCATTGCGCAGGCGCTGGCAAAAGAACATCACCATGTGAACTATACGCCCGCTCATCTGCTACTGGCATGTCTGCATAAAGAGACTGGTCTTGTGCCACAGCTGCAGGCTATGGATGTAGATACCTATTACCTGGAAGAATGGGCAGAGGTGAGGCTGGACAGCATACCCAAGGCTGGTCGTTCACCGGAGGAACCTGAAGCAGATGATTATGCTGCAAATGTATTGCAGGAAGCGGATGCAGTAAGGCTTGAATATGATCTTGATGCTGCGGATGCCTGGTGCCTGCTGATAGCTCTTAGTACGCCAGGTGTGGGCTTTTCATTTGAACAGTTGAAAACATTTCCCCTGCAGAGAGCACAATTGCTCACTCATTTTAATAAAAAAGATAATAATAGCACGGCGCCTAAAACAACGCTTGTTACAGGTAAAACTACCGCGCAGAAATATATATATCGTCTTACGGATCCGCAACGTTTGCAAACAAAACACGCACTTGCCGGACGTGATGCGGAGGTACGTTCCATGTTCGAGATACTGACCCGTAAAGGTCGTTCCAGCATCCTCGTAACAGGAGAAGGAGGTGTGGGTAAAACAGCCCTTGCTGATGCACTGGCCCTCGCTATTGTCAGTAAACAGGCGCCGCAGCAGTTACAGCAAACCGATATTTATGCATTGGATTATGGCGCCTTTATCGCAGGCGCTGCTTATAAAAACGAACTGGAAGACCGCCTGCAACAGATCATTTCACAATTGCAGGGTGCCGGTAGGCACGTGTTATTCATCGACAACCTGCACACCCTGCTGGATAAGCAACCCGGTTCCGCCGGTGGCATCGGTAATGTATTGAAGGCTGCCATGAATAAGGGGGATATCACCTTGATCGCTACCAGTACGCCGGAAGGTTATCGTAAACTGATAGAACCGGATGGCCTGCTGCGTCATTGCTTTGAGATCATACAATTATCCGAACCCGATGAACCGACGGCTGCACGTATGATACAGGCGGTGATGCCGGATTATGAAAGTTATTATAACCTGAAGGTGGCGCCCGATGTGATCACGGAATCCATTAAACTGTCACGCCGCTATCTCAAGGAGCGCAGTTTACCGGACAGTGCTGTTAATCTGCTGGACCGCACGCTGGCGGCCATACGTACCACCCAGGATACCGGTGCGCAAACGCTGGCAGACCTGCAGGTAAAGCTGCAGGCAGCGGGCGATAATAAAGAAGAATTACTGTGGTGGTACCAGCAATGTATGCGGCGTTTCAGCGCATTACTGACCACCCATTTACAAATAGAACAGGATGTGTATAAGATCGATGATGTGCCTGCATTGAAGGCCGTTTTGAACAATATTGCCGGGCAACTGGAACCCCTGGTGCAGACGCAGCATACAGCGGTTACAAAGACGGACCTGGCCACTATGATCGCTGAGAGCACAGGTATACCTCTGGGTAAGATCCAGTCGGGAGAACGGGAACGGCTGGTGAACATGGACCTCGAGTTGCGGAAGCGGGTAGTAGGGCAGGACCATGCGTTGAAGACGGTGGCCGACGCTATACTGGAATCGCGCTCCGGTCTCAGCAGGCCTGGTCAGCCGATAGGTTCATTCTTTTTCCTGGGGCCTACCGGTACCGGGAAAACGGAGCTGGCAAAATCTTTGGCAGACTTCTTGTTCCAGGATGAGCGGTGCATGATCAGGTTTGACATGTCCGAATTTAAAGAAGAACATTCGGCGGCATTACTATATGGCGCACCGCCGGGATATGTTGGATATGAAGAAGGGGGATTGCTGGTAAATAAGATCCGTCAGCAACCCTATGCCGTAGTCCTGTTTGATGAAATAGAAAAAGCACATCCATCAGTATTTGATATTTTCCTGCAGATAATGGATGAAGGTAAATTGCATGACCGCCTGGGTAAGACCGGCGATTTTTCAAATGCCCTGGTCCTGTTCACCTCCAATATCGGAAGTGATGTGATTGCCCAGTCGTTCAGACAGGGAGTAATACCATCCTCCCAGCAACTGATGGAGATCATGTCGCGGAATTTCAGACCCGAATTCCTTGGCAGGTTGACGGAGATCGTGCCATTCGGCCCTATTCAGCAGGAGAACGTTGTGAAGATATTTGATATTCATCTTAAACATCTGCTGCAGTTACTTGCGCAGCAACAGATCACGCTGGAAGTGTCTGCTGCTGCAAGAGAGCAACTGGCGGCAGAAGGATATTCGCCGCAATATGGCGCACGTCCATTGAAAGAAGTGATCCGTAGCAGGTTACGAAAGCCCTTATCCCGTATGATAATAGAAGGTAGCCTGCAACCCCACATGACTGTTAAGCTGGATGTAGACGCTGATGGTACGCTCCAATGGCATACCGGCGCTCAGGAAGTGTAA